From Vicia villosa cultivar HV-30 ecotype Madison, WI unplaced genomic scaffold, Vvil1.0 ctg.003559F_1_1, whole genome shotgun sequence, one genomic window encodes:
- the LOC131641191 gene encoding uncharacterized protein LOC131641191 has translation MEVTYGPPRYVMNNRMIPHALYPTPNALYHIRGRNQPMMTIQPTYAYVQDNHFIHHENNINHVPIRRDIMPTDRWFDANFERNQSVRNIRNILPAYAYAQDNRFSHHENINQVPVRWFYSNLERRQFGRSIRNVLPTYANVRDNHFIFQENNINQVPIRREIIPTHRWSGTNRETSRHRLNTRDVFSADVYGQVDHYILQENNTNQAPVRSGIIPTQRRNNTNLERNQPRLSTRDVLSAEANVQDDRFIFSERNINQAQSERDVEVSKRHHHTNLKIIQVEEGTKDSETMTCSICLVELLVGSRAIQLPSPCLHVYHEDCILKWLDISNTCPLCRRNVR, from the coding sequence ATGGAAGTCACATATGGACCCCCACGATATGTTATGAATAATCGAATGATTCCTCACGCCCTTTATCCAACTCCTAACGCTCTTTATCATATTCGTGGTAGAAATCAACCTATGATGACTATCCAACCGACATATGCTTATGTCCAAGACAACCACTTTATTCATCACGAAAATAACATCAACCATGTACCAATAAGAAGAGACATAATGCCTACCGATAGATGGTTTGATGCCAATTTCGAAAGAAATCAATCAGTTCGAAATATTCGAAATATCTTGCCAGCTTATGCTTATGCACAAGACAACCGCTTTAGTCACCACGAAAACATCAACCAGGTTCCAGTAAGATGGTTTTATTCCAATCTTGAAAGACGTCAATTTGGGAGGAGTATCCGAAATGTGTTGCCAACTTATGCTAATGTCCGAGACAACCActttatttttcaagaaaacaacaTCAACCAAGTTCCAATAAGAAGAGAAATAATACCGACCCATAGATGGTCTGGCACCAATAGAGAGACAAGTCGACATAGGTTGAACACTCGAGATGTCTTTTCAGCGGATGTTTATGGCCAAGTTGACCACTATATTCTTCAGGAAAACAACACCAACCAAGCTCCAGTAAGAAGTGGCATTATACCTACCCAGAGAAGGAATAACACCAATTTAGAGAGAAATCAACCTAGGTTGAGTACTCGAGATGTGTTGTCAGCTGAAGCTAATGTTCAAGATGATCGCTTTATTTTTTCTGAAAGAAACATCAACCAAGCTCAATCCGAAAGAGATGTTGAAGTTTCTAAGAGACATCATCATACCAATCTTAAGATAATTCAAGTTGAAGAAGGAACAAAAGATTCTGAAACCATGACATGTTCAATTTGCCTTGTAGAACTTTTAGTTGGATCGAGAGCTATCCAGTTGCCTAGTCCATGTTTGCATGTCTATCATGAAGATTGCATTCTTAAGTGGTTGGATATATCTAACACGTGTCCTTTGTGTCGTAGAAATGTTCGATGA
- the LOC131641192 gene encoding uncharacterized protein LOC131641192, giving the protein MANLQDHIARSFWSCKGIGYSFSNATGRAGGLLTMWKEEALEVINSFKGEGYLGIKFRKNNNFYYLVNVYSSCILVKKRVLWQVLLELKEKFNDGEWIIGVDFNSIKDRNERKGRMVSSNSNEMDEFKDFISESLLVDIPCKGKKFTWYSGDGGSRSRIDRFLISDKVVNDWGIVGQFVGDRDLSDHCPLWLEVDNNNWGPKPFKFNNEWFSFDSFIPFMKKEWEGLKVEGMADFVLKEKLRLLKVKLNWWNKEVFGRINLEVEEGVRDINCGDVLLEEADEILQPEILKNRKEATSRFWTKLRIKENMLVQKSRLKWLNERDSNSGFFHKVMKDKRRQNHIGPINTTGGVLSSVKEINDEVV; this is encoded by the coding sequence ATGGCTAATTTACAAGATCATATCGCTAGGAGTTTTTGGAGTTGCAAAGGAATAGGTTACTCCTTTTCCAATGCGACGGGTAGAGCGGGGGGTCTTTTAACGATGTGGAAGGAGGAGGCTTTGGAGGTGATCAACAGTTTCAAAGGAGAGGGTTATCTTGGCATTAAATTTCGTAAGAAcaacaatttttattatttggttAATGTTTATTCTTCTTGCATTTTGGTGAAGAAAAGAGTTCTTTGGCAGGTTTTGTTGGAGTTAAAAGAGAAGTTCAATGATGGGGAATGGATTATTGGAGTCGACTTTAATTCTATAAAGGACCGCAATGAAAGAAAGGGGAGGATGGTTTCGTCCAATTCTAACGAGATGGACGAATTCAAGGATTTTATCTCGGAAAGTTTGTTAGTGGATATTCCGTGCAAAGGGAAAAAGTTTACGTGGTATAGTGGAGATGGTGGCTCGAGGAGTAGGATTGATAGATTTTTAATTTCGGATAAGGTGGTGAACGATTGGGGGATAGTTGGACAATTCGTGGGTGATAGAGATTTATCCGACCATTGTCCTCTTTGGTTAGAAGTCGATAATAATAATTGGGGTCCAAAACCTTTCAAATTCAATAACGAATGGTTTTCTTTTGATTCCTTTATACCTTTTATGAAAAAGGAATGGGAAGGACTAAAGGTGGAAGGAATGGcggattttgttttgaaagaaaagcTTCGTCTTCTCAAAGTAAAGCTTAATTGGTGGAATAAAGAGGTGTTTGGGAGAATTAATTTGGAGGTTGAGGAGGGAGTTAGGGATATTAATTGTGGGGATGTGTTGTTAGAAGAGGCGGATGAAATCCTTCAACCCGAAATTCTAAAAAATAGAAAGGAAGCCACTAGTCGGTTTTGGACCAAGTTGAGAATTAAGGAGAATATGTTAGTTCAAAAATCAAGATTGAAGTGGTTAAATGAAAGAGACTCTAATAGTGGTTTCTTCCACAAAGTTATGAAAGATAAGAGGAGACAAAATCATATTGGGCCTATTAACACAACGGGAGGAGTTTTGTCATCGGTGAAGGAGATCAATGATGAAGTGGTTTGA
- the LOC131641189 gene encoding protein SOSEKI 3-like, translating into MEGRMKKYRQVSPERAKVWTEKSPKYQQNVKVAVVYYLCRNRQLEHPHFMEVSLSSSSDGLYLRDVIDRLNALRGRGMASLYSWSCKRSYKNGFVWHDLCEDDLILPAHGNEYVLKGSELFEESNSDRFSPINDVKIQSVKLLPGPASFRSHDEASSSCSMNGKETRHSQDDELSQEQHTGSSDVSPESRDEKSGPASLALTEYQIFKTDGLADASTQTEDNISRSRTQKTCTRGVSTDDGSLESECHEICQTEVPQVKHNSEICKDTISPSTTNSSPLSFGGKMETLESLIRADASKVSSFRIPEEEDIPMPTNTRAKTSNLLMQLISCGSISVKNHSFGLIPSYKPRFSHSKFPSPLFSTSFVLGEFDCLAENPKMMNLRLEDKEYFSGSLIETKLKEADAPDVLKRSSSYNHERTSKEEKPIEDKEEPSPGHIKCIPRSIKASLTKHPRSESMRSPISDKPRTSSDRIDGSCISSISSNNNSQRITEPWSAKKQSKKVDSFHEDEVIKIEESLLRELGL; encoded by the exons ATGGAGGGTCGAATGAAGAAGTATAGACAAGTGAGTCCAGAGAGGGCTAAAGTTTGGACTGAGAAGTCACCGAAATACCAGCAGAATGTTAAGGTAGCTGTGGTTTATTATCTATGTCGAAATAGGCAACTAGAACATCCTCATTTCATGGAGGTttcactttcttcttcttcagatggGTTGTATTTGAGAG ATGTGATTGATAGACTAAATGCACTGAGAGGCAGAGGCATGGCTTCCTTGTATTCATGGTCTTGTAAGAG AAGCTACAAGAATGGATTTGTGTGGCACGATCTTTGTGAAGATGATCTAATTCTACCGGCCCATGGAAACGAGTATGTCCTCAAAGGCTCAGAGCTTTTTGAAGAATCCAATTCAG ATCGATTCAGCCCCATTAATGACGTTAAAATACAAAGTGTGAAGCTGTTGCCGGGGCCAGCTTCTTTTCGGAGTCACGATGAAGCTTCATCCTCTTGTAGCATGAACGGAAAAGAGACAAGACACTCTCAGGATGACGAACTTTCCCAAGAACAACATACGGGTTCGTCTGACGTTTCTCCTGAGTCAAGAGATGAAAAGAGCGGTCCAGCAAGCTTAGCATTGACAGAGTACCAAATTTTCAAGACTGACGGATTGGCAGATGCTTCAACTCAAACAGAAGATAATATCAGCAGATCAAGAACCCAGAAAACTTGCACAAGAGGTGTATCAACCGATGACGGGTCGTTAGAATCCGAATGCCATGAAATATGTCAAACCGAAGTTCCACAAGTGAAACATAATTCAGAAATCTGCAAAGATACCATTTCTCCTTCAACCACGAATTCAAGTCCCTTATCTTTTGGGGGGAAGATGGAAACTTTGGAATCTTTGATTAGAGCTGATGCTAGTAAAGTGAGCAGCTTTCGGATTCCGGAAGAGGAAGATATTCCTATGCCGACCAATACAAGAGCGAAGACCTCAAATTTGTTGATGCAATTGATCTCTTGTGGCTCAATTTCGGTGAAAAACCACAGTTTTGGCCTTATCCCTTCCTATAAGCCGAGGTTTTCGCATTCGAAATTCCCTTCTCCGCTTTTTTCAACTTCTTTTGTGTTGGGAGAATTCGATTGCTTAGCCGAGAATCCAAAGATGATGAATCTTAGATTGGAAGACAAGGAATATTTTAGCGGGAGCTTAATCGAGACTAAACTGAAGGAAGCCGATGCGCCTGATGTTCTCAAACGCTCTTCTTCTTACAACCATGAGAG GACAAGTAAAGAAGAAAAACCAATAGAAGACAAAGAGGAACCGTCCCCCGGACATATAAAATGCATTCCGCGATCAATTAAAGCTTCCCTAACCAAACATCCACGAAGTGAGTCCATGAGATCCCCTATTTCTGATAAACCAAGAACTTCATCCGACAGAATCGACGGCTCCTGCATATCCTCTATATCATCCAACAATAATAGTCAAAGAATCACTGAACCTTGGTCAGCGAAAaagcaatcaaagaaggtagATTCATTTCACGAAGACGAGGTGATCAAAATCGAAGAAA GCTTGCTTCGGGAGCTCGGGTTATAA